The following are encoded together in the Leucoraja erinacea ecotype New England chromosome 13, Leri_hhj_1, whole genome shotgun sequence genome:
- the LOC129702854 gene encoding putative claudin-24 — MDRGWYSIPNSPRRGTMCTYSRSSKEGMSRARSDLSPPPRVQVSEELFANKERMYTVVEPCLAGAKNALIEDGDNRMKSRSCVFQCVGFCLSFLGWMCSLATTVLRDWMSMNNDLVLTEEFFIGIWEACVAQEEGNVQCKAYDSIFTLPEDIQLARIFMCTSIAFGLLSLVLSLSGSTSVTCCGDDNAKKGRLMVCGGVLAILAGVTTLIPVSYVAHLTVLKFWNADIPDFVPRWEFGQALFVGWAGGFLLLLGGLLLIIAQCCFRKPKSKFQLKPPLQTARRQLWYKVEYV, encoded by the coding sequence GTATTCCATTCCAAATTCCCCTCGAAGAGGCACCATGTGTACGTACAGTAGAAGCAGTAAAGAGGGAATGTCAAGAGCTCGCAGCGACCTCAGTCCTCCTCCTCGGGTTCAAGTTTCAGAAGAGCTGTTCGCTAATAAGGAGCGGATGTACACAGTCGTTGAGCCATGCCTTGCAGGAGCTAAAAATGCTTTAATTGAAGATGGGGACAACAGGATGAAGTCAAGAAGTTGTGTATTTCAATGTGTAGGATTTTGCCTATCGTTCCTTGGTTGGATGTGCTCTTTGGCAACCACAGTTCTACGCGATTGGATGTCAATGAACAACGACTTAGTGTTGACAGAGGAGTTCTTCATTGGCATCTGGGAGGCGTGCGTTGCTCAAGAGGAAGGGAATGTCCAGTGCAAGGCCTACGATAGTATCTTCACACTACCAGAGGACATTCAACTGGCTCGAATCTTCATGTGCACGTCCATTGCCTTTGGCCTGCTGAGCTTGGTGCTCTCCCTGTCCGGGTCGACATCTGTCACCTGCTGTGGTGATGATAATGCCAAAAAGGGGAGGTTAATGGTCTGCGGTGGAGTCCTCGCTATTCTGGCTGGAGTTACGACCCTCATCCCGGTGTCCTACGTAGCGCACTTGACAGTGCTGAAGTTCTGGAATGCTGACATCCCCGATTTTGTCCCACGTTGGGAGTTTGGCCAGGCTTTGTTTGTTGGTTGGGCTGGTGGCTTTCTCCTGTTGCTCGGTGGTCTTTTGCTGATCATTGCCCAGTGCTGCTTCAGAAAACCCAAGAGCAAGTTTCAACTGAAGCCACCATTACAAACTGCAAGGAGACAACTGTGGTATAAAGTGGAGTACGTCTAA
- the cldn34a gene encoding LOW QUALITY PROTEIN: claudin-34 (The sequence of the model RefSeq protein was modified relative to this genomic sequence to represent the inferred CDS: deleted 1 base in 1 codon) — MGQRPSGAQIQLLGFVLGAVGWIGAAIAMGLVQWRVWHVRSAEVDSGVAWVGIWRACLCSNRLASPPLRVMSCQAMGAGEAFVPWEIAAAQPLMGTAVVAGALGKAAAVSGLWRVYLGRGCAGLAMRAAGCFHLLAGVCAIIPAGWNLSSVTGSRSITFPPRFGLPSSPQPQEVGAGIYVAIFSSGLLLLAGLLLLSYKTPVFFSNNKVHPSALDPWDRNSLVSGATILTENRLHADSFSEYSLASCGTDNPAFRTEEC; from the exons ATGGGTCAGCGGCCTAGTGGCGCCCAGATCCAGCTGCTGGGGTTTGTGCTGGGAGCGGTGGGCTGGATCGGAGCCGCCATTGCCATGGGGCTGGTCCAGTGGAGAGTGTGGCACGTGAGGTCGGCGGAGGTTGACTCGGGCGTGGCCTGGGTGGGCATCTGGAGGGCCTGCCTCTGCAGCAACCGGCTGGCGTCCCCGCCACTCCGCGTGATGTCCTGTCAGGCGATGGGCGCAGGAGAGGCCTTTGTGCCGTGGGAGATCGCCGCCGCCCAGCCGCTGATGGGGACGGCCGTCGTTGCCGGTGCTCTGGGGAAGGCGGCAGCTGTCTCTGGCCTGTGGAGAGTCTACCTGGGCAGAGGGTGTGCCGGGCTGGCCATGAGGGCCGCAGGGTGCTTCCACCTGCTGGCCGGAGTCTGTGCCATCATCCCTGCTGGCTGGAACCTCAGCTCCGTGACTGGCAGCCGCTCCATCACCTTCCCGCCGCGGTTCGGCCTGCCCAGCTCCCCACAG CCCCAGGAGGTGGGTGCGGGCATCTACGTGGCCATCTTCTCTTCCGGCCTGCTCCTCCTGGCTGGTCTGCTGCTGCTCAGTTACAAGACTCCTGTGTTCTTTTCCAACAACAAGGTCCACCCTTCCGCCCTGGATCCATGGGATAGAAACAGCCTGGTCTCTGGGGCCACCATTTTAACGGAAAACCGCTTGCATGCAGACAGTTTCTCGGAGTATTCCCTGGCCAGCTGTGGAACGGATAACCCGGCATTCCGGACTGAGGAGTGCTGA